In one Bacteroidota bacterium genomic region, the following are encoded:
- a CDS encoding VOC family protein, which produces MKLGAFSVSLSVKDLKTSKEFYEHLGFTVFGGGMEMNYLIMKNENVLIGLFQGMFEGNILTFNPGWDENAKDLEKFDDVREIQEQLKSKGISIDNEADKNSKGPASFMVKDPDGNVILFDQHR; this is translated from the coding sequence ATGAAACTCGGAGCATTTTCAGTAAGTCTTAGTGTTAAAGATCTTAAGACCTCAAAAGAATTCTATGAACACCTTGGCTTTACTGTTTTCGGTGGAGGGATGGAAATGAATTACCTGATTATGAAAAACGAGAATGTACTCATCGGACTGTTTCAGGGTATGTTCGAAGGGAATATTCTCACCTTTAATCCGGGCTGGGATGAAAATGCAAAAGATTTGGAAAAGTTTGATGATGTCAGAGAGATTCAGGAGCAATTAAAAAGCAAGGGGATATCTATCGACAATGAAGCAGATAAAAACTCCAAAGGGCCTGCCAGTTTTATGGTTAAAGATCCCGATGGGAATGTGATTCTGTTTGATCAACATCGTTAA
- a CDS encoding DoxX family protein, translating into MKNKILFVVCLLTGLMFINSGLNKFFFYMPMPKDLPENMLNLMRAFMNIGWIMPLIGFIEILGGILFITSRFRALGALIIFPIIIGILLTHIIDSPSGLPIAIVLLAIEIWVIYENREKYLPLIK; encoded by the coding sequence ATGAAGAATAAAATACTCTTTGTAGTCTGCTTGCTAACAGGATTAATGTTCATCAATTCAGGGCTCAATAAATTCTTTTTCTATATGCCTATGCCGAAAGATTTACCGGAGAACATGTTAAATTTGATGAGAGCATTTATGAATATTGGTTGGATCATGCCATTAATTGGATTCATTGAAATTCTCGGTGGGATACTATTTATTACAAGTCGATTCAGGGCATTGGGAGCGTTAATTATATTCCCAATCATCATCGGGATACTATTGACACATATTATAGATTCCCCTTCAGGGCTACCCATTGCAATTGTATTATTAGCTATAGAAATTTGGGTGATCTATGAGAACAGAGAAAAGTACTTGCCGTTAATAAAGTAA
- a CDS encoding DUF998 domain-containing protein yields the protein MFYKRINFHISSSQNKINKTNASIAQVIHTTTGLLTYFIVPLCLFLLGVAARTWPKGKWMVIAGFFSGLITVIFIGKLSGELHSSYAGLYQRIIEGTILGWIVLCSLYLKRIHP from the coding sequence ATCTTTTACAAAAGAATAAATTTTCATATCTCGTCTTCACAAAATAAAATAAATAAGACAAATGCCAGTATTGCACAGGTCATTCATACTACTACAGGACTCCTCACCTATTTCATTGTACCACTCTGTCTTTTCCTGCTTGGTGTAGCGGCACGCACATGGCCAAAGGGAAAATGGATGGTCATTGCCGGATTTTTTAGTGGTCTCATCACTGTTATATTTATAGGCAAACTTTCCGGAGAACTTCACTCCTCCTATGCCGGTCTCTATCAACGCATCATTGAAGGAACTATTCTCGGTTGGATAGTGCTTTGTTCTCTTTATCTAAAAAGAATTCATCCTTGA
- a CDS encoding tetratricopeptide repeat protein produces the protein MRLLWIKIILLFLPFTLVAQDKKKSDAHFNKGIQYFSQNKIKDALKAFELSIQADSTNYDAWIKRGFMKSMLGDFEGEMQDYNHVIAFDKDHVNAYISRGAAYNRLSEFEKGIEDFNRAIELDPSNQEAYNNRGFAKKAQGNKEGACDDWNKSKQLGNAEAKIILKNNYCK, from the coding sequence ATGCGATTACTCTGGATTAAAATTATACTCTTGTTCTTGCCTTTTACGCTGGTAGCACAGGACAAGAAGAAATCGGATGCCCACTTCAATAAGGGGATTCAATATTTCTCACAGAATAAAATCAAGGATGCACTCAAGGCATTCGAGTTATCCATTCAGGCCGATAGTACCAACTACGATGCATGGATCAAGCGGGGCTTTATGAAGAGTATGCTTGGCGATTTTGAAGGAGAGATGCAGGACTATAATCATGTGATCGCTTTCGACAAAGACCATGTCAATGCCTATATTTCCAGAGGGGCGGCCTATAATCGTTTGAGTGAATTCGAGAAGGGCATTGAAGATTTCAACAGAGCCATTGAACTTGACCCCTCCAACCAGGAAGCTTATAATAACCGTGGCTTTGCGAAAAAAGCGCAGGGAAATAAAGAAGGGGCATGCGACGACTGGAATAAGTCAAAGCAGCTCGGAAATGCAGAAGCCAAAATCATCTTAAAAAACAATTATTGTAAATGA
- a CDS encoding TIGR02757 family protein has protein sequence MKKLSRFELHSFLEEKVRQFNNPSFIEQDPISIPHLFAGKADIEIAGFLTALIAWGQRPVILRNARQWMQRMDDRPAEFIVNHSVAERKKFGDFVHRTMNGEDAIYLFKALQKTYRDEGGLEGLFSNNFAASGNLAQTISATRRQLLSYSSPARTAKHLADPLRNSSAKRICMFLRWMVRKDKCGVDFGIWTKIPASSLCCPLDLHSGRVARSLHLLTRTQDDWKAVEELTANLRTMDPADPVKYDFALFGLGAIEGFK, from the coding sequence GTGAAGAAACTCTCCCGGTTTGAATTGCATTCGTTTTTAGAAGAGAAGGTAAGGCAATTCAATAACCCGTCCTTCATTGAACAGGATCCTATCTCCATTCCCCATCTCTTCGCCGGCAAGGCCGATATTGAAATTGCAGGTTTCCTCACGGCCCTAATTGCCTGGGGACAGCGGCCCGTTATTTTGCGCAATGCCCGACAATGGATGCAGCGGATGGATGATCGTCCGGCCGAGTTTATTGTCAATCATAGTGTAGCCGAACGCAAGAAATTCGGGGATTTTGTTCACCGTACGATGAACGGAGAAGATGCCATCTACCTCTTCAAAGCCTTGCAGAAAACCTACCGGGATGAAGGCGGGCTCGAAGGACTCTTCTCCAACAACTTCGCTGCCTCGGGAAATCTCGCCCAAACCATCTCCGCCACCCGTCGCCAATTGCTGAGCTACTCCTCTCCCGCCCGTACCGCCAAACATCTCGCCGACCCGCTTCGCAACTCTTCCGCCAAACGCATTTGTATGTTTTTACGGTGGATGGTAAGGAAGGATAAATGTGGCGTAGACTTCGGCATCTGGACAAAAATTCCGGCTTCCTCCCTCTGCTGTCCCCTCGATCTTCACTCCGGACGCGTAGCCCGCTCGCTGCATCTCCTCACACGCACACAAGACGACTGGAAAGCCGTGGAAGAACTCACTGCCAACCTACGAACGATGGATCCCGCAGATCCCGTAAAATACGATTTCGCCCTCTTTGGATTGGGAGCAATAGAAGGATTTAAATAG